A part of Gemmatimonadota bacterium genomic DNA contains:
- the ndhC gene encoding NADH-quinone oxidoreductase subunit A, with amino-acid sequence MLEAYVPVLILFGVSLANAVGIVVLSHLLSPFRPTPAKVMPYESGMVPLGNTRERFSIKFYMVAILFIVFDIETVFLIPWGVVFRRLGLFGFAEMLVFLGVLAVGLVYAWKKGALEWE; translated from the coding sequence GTGCTCGAGGCATACGTACCGGTGCTGATCCTGTTCGGCGTGTCGCTGGCCAACGCGGTGGGGATCGTGGTGCTGTCGCACCTGCTCAGCCCGTTCCGGCCCACGCCGGCCAAGGTGATGCCGTACGAGTCGGGGATGGTGCCGCTGGGGAACACTCGGGAGCGCTTCTCGATCAAGTTTTACATGGTGGCGATCCTGTTCATTGTCTTCGACATCGAGACGGTGTTCCTGATCCCGTGGGGGGTGGTGTTCCGGCGTCTGGGGCTCTTTGGTTTTGCGGAGATGCTGGTGTTCCTGGGAGTACTGGCGGTGGGTCTGGTGTACGCGTGGAAGAAGGGAGCGCTGGAGTGGGAGTAG
- a CDS encoding dCTP deaminase — protein MTIKNDQWIQRMAENHGMIEPFEPGQVRDGVVSYGLSSYGYDIRVADDFKVFTNVHSVVVDPKAFDPRSFVDIHGNHCIIPPNSFALARTLEYFRIPSDVLVVCVGKSTYARCGIIVNVTPLEPEWCGHLTLEISNTTPLPAKIYAREGIAQLLFFQGDEVPALTYAQRQGKYQDQRGVTLPRL, from the coding sequence ATGACCATCAAGAATGATCAATGGATCCAGCGGATGGCGGAGAATCACGGGATGATCGAGCCGTTCGAGCCGGGACAGGTGCGGGACGGCGTGGTGAGCTACGGCCTGTCATCTTACGGCTATGACATCCGGGTGGCCGATGACTTCAAGGTGTTCACCAATGTGCATAGCGTGGTGGTGGACCCCAAGGCCTTCGACCCCCGTTCGTTCGTGGACATCCATGGGAACCACTGCATCATCCCTCCCAACTCGTTCGCCCTGGCACGGACGCTCGAGTATTTCCGCATTCCCAGTGACGTGCTGGTGGTGTGCGTGGGCAAATCCACTTATGCCCGATGTGGTATCATTGTAAACGTGACGCCGCTGGAGCCCGAGTGGTGCGGCCATCTTACGCTGGAGATCTCGAATACCACGCCGCTACCGGCCAAGATCTATGCGCGCGAGGGGATCGCCCAGCTCCTGTTCTTCCAGGGGGATGAAGTTCCGGCGCTGACGTACGCGCAGCGGCAGGGGAAGTATCAGGACCAGCGGGGGGTGACGCTGCCGCGGCTATGA
- the mdh gene encoding malate dehydrogenase, which yields MVDKITVVGAGNVGATTAQGLARRSLARRLVLVDVIEGVPQGKALDQWESAPIEGFETQLAGSNGYEEAAGSNLVVVTAGIARKPGMSREDLLNTNARIVREVSTHIRDSSPDAIVIVVSNPLDVMAYVCKQTTGFPRERVIGMAGVLDTARYRAFLATELDVSVQDIQALVLGSHGDTMVPLASYTTVSGIPLSQLLDRQRIEALVERTRQGGAEIVGLLKTGSAYYAPAAATVQMVEAMVRDQRRILPCSAWLEGEYGLEGLFLGVPCKLGRGGLEQVLEVELTSKERIELNRSAQAVKETMALLS from the coding sequence ATGGTCGACAAGATCACGGTCGTGGGGGCGGGCAACGTAGGCGCCACCACAGCCCAGGGGCTGGCGCGCCGCAGCCTCGCCCGTCGGCTGGTGCTGGTAGACGTCATCGAGGGTGTGCCCCAGGGCAAGGCACTGGACCAGTGGGAATCCGCGCCCATCGAGGGGTTCGAAACGCAGCTCGCGGGCAGCAACGGCTACGAGGAGGCGGCGGGCTCGAACCTGGTCGTGGTCACGGCGGGCATCGCCCGCAAGCCCGGGATGAGCCGGGAGGATCTGCTTAACACGAACGCGCGCATCGTGCGCGAGGTCTCGACCCACATCCGCGACAGCTCGCCGGATGCCATTGTCATCGTGGTATCCAACCCGCTGGACGTGATGGCCTACGTGTGCAAGCAGACCACGGGCTTTCCGCGCGAACGGGTGATCGGCATGGCGGGCGTGCTGGACACGGCACGCTACCGCGCCTTCCTTGCCACGGAGCTGGACGTCAGTGTGCAGGACATCCAGGCGCTGGTCCTGGGCAGCCACGGCGACACCATGGTCCCCCTCGCCTCCTACACCACGGTCAGCGGCATCCCGCTGAGTCAACTGCTGGATCGGCAGCGCATCGAGGCGCTGGTCGAGCGGACGCGCCAGGGGGGGGCCGAGATCGTGGGGCTGCTCAAGACGGGCAGCGCCTACTACGCGCCCGCCGCCGCCACCGTCCAGATGGTCGAGGCCATGGTTCGCGACCAGCGGCGCATCCTGCCCTGCTCGGCCTGGCTCGAGGGGGAGTACGGCCTGGAAGGCCTCTTCCTGGGCGTCCCCTGTAAGCTCGGGCGCGGCGGTCTCGAGCAGGTGCTCGAGGTCGAGCTCACCAGTAAGGAGCGCATCGAGCTGAACCGCTCCGCCCAGGCCGTGAAAGAAACCATGGCCTTGCTCTCATAG
- the moaA gene encoding GTP 3',8-cyclase MoaA yields MRDGFGRRIEYLRISVTDKCNLRCVYCMPEEGLPWLRRDEILSYEEISQVVRVMAGMGLRRVRITGGEPLVRRELPALVRMLAAVPGIEDIALSTNAVLLAPLADELRDAGVNRVNISLDSLRAERVDGIARRPGAYARIVEGLEAAERVGFEPIKINTVVMRGRNDDELEEFARVTLERAWHVRFIELMPVGENLGVSAREFISAFEMLARLERVGALEPIAGPQGNGPATYFHFPGAAGTVGVITPMSHNYCDRCNRMRLTADGQLRPCLFGEIQTDLRGPLRAGEPLEPLVAYTLRVKPERHWLIQGSAAGSGGLLALSQVGG; encoded by the coding sequence ATGCGGGACGGCTTCGGCCGGCGCATCGAGTATCTGCGCATCTCGGTGACGGACAAGTGCAACCTGCGCTGCGTCTACTGCATGCCCGAGGAAGGCCTGCCCTGGCTCCGGCGCGACGAGATCCTGAGCTACGAGGAGATTTCCCAGGTCGTGCGGGTCATGGCCGGCATGGGGCTGCGGCGCGTCCGCATCACCGGCGGCGAGCCGCTGGTCCGGCGGGAGCTGCCCGCGCTGGTCCGGATGCTGGCGGCCGTTCCCGGTATCGAGGATATCGCCCTCTCCACCAATGCGGTGCTCCTGGCTCCTCTGGCGGATGAGTTGAGGGACGCGGGCGTGAACCGCGTCAACATCTCGCTGGACTCGTTGCGTGCGGAGCGCGTGGACGGAATTGCCCGCCGCCCGGGGGCCTACGCCCGCATTGTCGAGGGGCTCGAGGCGGCGGAGCGCGTGGGGTTCGAGCCGATCAAGATCAACACCGTGGTGATGCGTGGCCGCAATGACGACGAGCTCGAGGAATTCGCTCGGGTTACGCTGGAGCGCGCCTGGCACGTGCGCTTCATCGAGCTCATGCCCGTGGGTGAGAACCTGGGGGTCTCGGCGCGCGAGTTCATTTCCGCCTTCGAGATGCTGGCCCGGCTGGAGCGGGTCGGCGCGCTCGAGCCGATCGCGGGGCCGCAGGGGAACGGGCCGGCCACCTACTTCCACTTTCCCGGTGCAGCGGGTACAGTGGGCGTGATCACCCCCATGAGTCACAACTACTGCGACCGCTGCAACCGCATGCGTCTCACGGCGGACGGGCAGTTGCGGCCGTGTCTGTTCGGTGAGATCCAGACCGACCTGCGGGGTCCGCTGCGGGCCGGCGAGCCACTCGAGCCGCTTGTCGCCTATACCCTGCGTGTGAAGCCGGAGCGCCACTGGCTGATTCAGGGCAGCGCCGCGGGGTCGGGCGGGCTGCTGGCGCTCTCGCAAGTCGGTGGATGA